A stretch of DNA from Desulfovibrio sp. Fe33:
CCTCTCCATGCTGATTGGATGCGGTTGTCACTGACCGATAAGTACGGTCTGGACAGCCCGTAGTCAATACGCGGGGCGGTGGATTGCCGTGCCGGTTAATGCGCAACTATATGCATTAAGAGGAATAAGTTATGTACATGGCATGGAAATGCAGATATGATATAGGACGTGAATTAGATGGTAGTGGTGCTTTCCTTTACAATATAATTCAAGGTTTTTGCGATGGTTAACTCCGTGTTGCGCTCCATGACGGTCGGCTGTGTCCTCTTTTCCCTTTCCCTTCTTTTCGCCGGGTGCACCGGCGAGGACAAAAAAACTCCGGCTCCGGCGGCTCAGGGGCCGACGCCTATGAAGGTTGTCAAGGCCGAGATTCGCGATGTCCCCAATTGGGGCGAGTGGGTCGGCCAGATCGGCGCCCATGAGACCGTGGATGTTCGGGCCCGCGTGGCCGGGTTCCTTGTCGAGCGGAAGTTCGATGAGGGCCGGGCGGTGAAGAAGGGCGACCTGCTCTTCGTCATTGATCCCAAGCCGTTCGAAGAGGATTTGAAACAGGCTCAGTCCGGTTTGGAATACAACCAGGCGCTGTACGCCAAGGCCTCCAAGGACCTTGAGCGTTTCAAGAAGCTTTTCAACGAGGGCGTGGTCAGCCGCGACGAGTTCGAGAGCTACCAGACGCAGGCGGCTACCTATAAAGCCCAGTTGGCCGACAACAAGGCCAAGGTGGAGAACGCCAGGATTCAGCTCGGCTACACCAAGATTTACTCCCCCATAGACGGTCTTATCGGCCGCGTTCAGGTGGATGTGGGCAACCTCGTCGGGCAGGGCGAAAACACTTTGCTGGCGACAATCTCCACCATGGACCCCGTCTATGTCAGCTTCAACGTCAGTGAGACCGACTACATCCGGGCCATGCGCGACAAGAAGGCGCGTGGCGAGGGCGGCGATACGCCCATTCGCCTGATCCTGGCGGACGGCGACGAATACAGCCAGCCGGGCAGATTCGATATGGTTGATCCGACCATCGACCCGAAAACCGGCACCCTCGGCATCCGTGTTTTGTTCCCCAATCCCGACAACATGCTCAAGCCGGGGCAGTACGCCAAGGTCCGCGTGCGGGTTTCCAATCACAGCGACGCCGTGGTCGTTCCGATCCGGGCGATCATGGACGTCCAGGGCATGAAGTCCGTGTTCCTGGTGGACCCGGATGGAACCATCAGGAATCAGCCGGTCAAGCTCGGTTCCGAGTCCATGAGCCTGGCTGTGGTCGCGGAGGGCGTCGAGGCCGGGGACATGCTTCTTTCCGAGGGCATCAACCGGGTCAAGCCGGGCATGAAGATCAAGCCGGTCGTCGTGCCCATGGAGCGTGACGGCATGGAGGCAGCTCCCTCCGATGACGTCGGGGGCGAGGAAGCTCCGGTTCCCGCCGACGGCGGCAAGACGGCCGCCGGGGCGGAGTAGCCATGTTTGTCCGCTTTTTCATAGACAGACCCATTTTCGCCTCGGTGGTGGCCATCATCATCCTGCTGGTGGGTGTTCTCTCCCTGTTCGCCCTGCCCATCGCCCAGTATCCGCAGATTTCGCCTCCGTCCGTGTCCGTGCGCGCCACCTACACCGGGGCCGACGCCGAAACCGTGGAGCAATCGGTAGCCTCGCCCATCGAAGAGCAGGTCAACGGCGCGCAGGACATGATGTACATGAAGTCCATCTCGGCCAACGACGGGTCCATGAGCCTGACCGTGACCTTCGAGCTCGGCCGCGACCTGGAACTGGCCACCGTGGACGTGCAGAACCGCGTCAACCTGGCCACTCCCCAATTGCCGCAGGAAGTCCGCAATACCGGTATCTCCGTGCGCAAGCAGTCGCCGGAGTTCGTGCTTATCGTGTCCCTGACCTCGGACAAGCCGGAATACGACACGCTTTTCCTGAACAACTACGGCAAGATCAATATTTACGACGCGCTCCGCCGCATTGAGGGCGTCGGCGACGTCAACATGTTCGGCGACCTCGACTACGGTATGCGTCTGTGGCTCGACCCGGACAAGTTGACCTCCTACGGCCTGACGGTCAGCGACGTCATCAACGCCGTGGAAGAGCAGAACACCCAGGCTCCGGCGGGCCAGATAGGTATGCCGCCCACGCCCAAGGACCAGCAGTTCCAGATGACCCTGCGGGTCAAGGGCCGCCTGGCCGCTCCCGAGGAGTTCGGCAATATCATCCTCAAGGCCAAGGCCGACGGGTCCGCGGTGCGCATCAAGGATGTGGCTCGTGTGGAGCTGGGCGCTAAAAATTATTTCACGTTCTCGCGGCTCAACAATCAGCCCAACGCCTCCATGCTCATCTACCAGTTGCCCGGTTCAAACGCGCTGGAGGTGGCCAGGCAGGTCCGGGCGACCATGGAGGAACTGTCCCACTTCTTCCCGGACGGCATCCATTATTCCATTCCCTACGACACCACCCGCTTTGTGAACTCTTCCATCGACGAGGTCATGGACACCTTGTACGAGGCGCTCATCCTGGTCTTCCTGGTGGTTTTCATTTTCCTGCAAAACTGGCGCACGACCATTATTCCCATGGTCTGCGTGCCTGTTTCCCTGATAGGCACCTTCGCCCTGTTCCCCATGCTCGGGTTCTCCATCAACACCCTGACCCTGTTCGGCCTGGTGCTGGCCATCGGCATCGTGGTCGACGACGCCATCGTCGTGGTGGAAGCCACCCAGCGCAACATCGACGAGGAGGGCATGTCCCCGAAGGAAGCCACGAAAAAGGCCATGAGCGAAGTCACCGGGCCGGTCATCGCCAGTACCCTGGTGCTTATCGCGGTGTTCGTTCCGGTGGCTTTCATGGGAGGCATCACCGGCCAGTTGTACAAGCAATTCGCCCTGACGCTTTCCGTGTCCGTGGCCATCTCGTCGGTCAACGCCCTGACCTTGTCGCCCGCCCTGTCGGCCCTTATCCTGCGGCCCTACAAGCCCATTCGCGGCCCGCTCGGCTGGTTCTTCGACAAGTTTAACGCGGTCTTCGACTGGTGCACCCGCAAATACAACGCCGCCGTGGCCGCCATGGTCCGGCGCGCCTTCATGGGCGTGCTCGTTGTGGCCGTGCTTATCGGTGCGTGCGGCGGGCTGTTCTCCATCCTGCCGTCGAGTTTCGTGCCGGACGAGGACCAGGGGTACTTCATCATCAACGCCTCCCTGCCCGAGGGCGCGTCCTTGGAGCGGTCCGAAGCGGTCATGCGCAAGGTCGAGGCGTACCTCAAGGACGCTCCCGGGGTGCACGATTATGTCGTGCTCGGCGGATTCAACCTGCTGACCGGTGCGTACTCGTCGTATACCTCGGCGGTCTTCGTGGTCCTGGACGACTGGTCCGAACGAGAGACCCCGGAGCTGTCGCTTGCGTCCATCATGGGCAAGGCGCAAAAGGAGTTCTGGTCCATTCAGGAGGCTGTCATCATGGCCTTTGCGCCGCCGCCCATTCCCGGTCTTTCCTCCACGGGCGGCTTGCAGTTCGAGCTTCAGGACCGTTCCGGCAACTCGGTGGCCGAGCTCGCGGCCGTGACCAAGCAGTATATCGCCGAGGCGTCCAAGCGGCCCGAGATCGCCAACCTGTTCACCACGTTCAGCGACGGCGTGCCGCAGTATTTCGTCGAGATCGACCGCGACAAGGCCAAGAAGCTGGGGGTGCCCATCTCCGACGTATTCAAGACGTTGCAGACCTATCTCGGCGGCTATTACATCAACGACTTCAACAAGTACGGACGCACCTACCGCGTCATGGCCCAGGCCGAGTCGCAGTTCCGCACCCGGCTTGAGGATCTCAACCGGTTCTACATGCGGTCCGGCGACGGCGAGATGGTCCCGCTGTCCACCCTGAGCCACGCCAAGCGCATCGCCGGTCCCGAGTACGTGCAGCGCTACAACGTGTTCCGCACGGTGGAAATCAACGCGGCCACACCGGCCGGGTACAGCTCGGGCCAATCCATGGCCGCCATGGAGGAGGTGGCCCGGCAGACCCTGCCCGACGGGTATGGGTTCGACTGGACCGCCATCGCCTATCAAGAGAAAAATGCCGGGGGACAGACGGGGATGATCTTTGCCCTGGCCATCGTTATGGTCTTTCTGGTGCTCGCCGCCCAGTACGAGAGCTGGACCACCCCG
This window harbors:
- a CDS encoding efflux RND transporter permease subunit; the encoded protein is MFVRFFIDRPIFASVVAIIILLVGVLSLFALPIAQYPQISPPSVSVRATYTGADAETVEQSVASPIEEQVNGAQDMMYMKSISANDGSMSLTVTFELGRDLELATVDVQNRVNLATPQLPQEVRNTGISVRKQSPEFVLIVSLTSDKPEYDTLFLNNYGKINIYDALRRIEGVGDVNMFGDLDYGMRLWLDPDKLTSYGLTVSDVINAVEEQNTQAPAGQIGMPPTPKDQQFQMTLRVKGRLAAPEEFGNIILKAKADGSAVRIKDVARVELGAKNYFTFSRLNNQPNASMLIYQLPGSNALEVARQVRATMEELSHFFPDGIHYSIPYDTTRFVNSSIDEVMDTLYEALILVFLVVFIFLQNWRTTIIPMVCVPVSLIGTFALFPMLGFSINTLTLFGLVLAIGIVVDDAIVVVEATQRNIDEEGMSPKEATKKAMSEVTGPVIASTLVLIAVFVPVAFMGGITGQLYKQFALTLSVSVAISSVNALTLSPALSALILRPYKPIRGPLGWFFDKFNAVFDWCTRKYNAAVAAMVRRAFMGVLVVAVLIGACGGLFSILPSSFVPDEDQGYFIINASLPEGASLERSEAVMRKVEAYLKDAPGVHDYVVLGGFNLLTGAYSSYTSAVFVVLDDWSERETPELSLASIMGKAQKEFWSIQEAVIMAFAPPPIPGLSSTGGLQFELQDRSGNSVAELAAVTKQYIAEASKRPEIANLFTTFSDGVPQYFVEIDRDKAKKLGVPISDVFKTLQTYLGGYYINDFNKYGRTYRVMAQAESQFRTRLEDLNRFYMRSGDGEMVPLSTLSHAKRIAGPEYVQRYNVFRTVEINAATPAGYSSGQSMAAMEEVARQTLPDGYGFDWTAIAYQEKNAGGQTGMIFALAIVMVFLVLAAQYESWTTPFAVILCVPLGIFGAMSAQWLRGLDNNVYAQVGLVMLIGLAAKNAIMIVEYAKEKHDGGMSLMEAAKAAAALRFRPILMTSFAFILGVIPLVRASGAGSSSRHALGTSVFGGMIAATLLGVLVVPSLYTAIQGAGSRLGGLLRRRGIANKKEE
- a CDS encoding efflux RND transporter periplasmic adaptor subunit, translating into MTVGCVLFSLSLLFAGCTGEDKKTPAPAAQGPTPMKVVKAEIRDVPNWGEWVGQIGAHETVDVRARVAGFLVERKFDEGRAVKKGDLLFVIDPKPFEEDLKQAQSGLEYNQALYAKASKDLERFKKLFNEGVVSRDEFESYQTQAATYKAQLADNKAKVENARIQLGYTKIYSPIDGLIGRVQVDVGNLVGQGENTLLATISTMDPVYVSFNVSETDYIRAMRDKKARGEGGDTPIRLILADGDEYSQPGRFDMVDPTIDPKTGTLGIRVLFPNPDNMLKPGQYAKVRVRVSNHSDAVVVPIRAIMDVQGMKSVFLVDPDGTIRNQPVKLGSESMSLAVVAEGVEAGDMLLSEGINRVKPGMKIKPVVVPMERDGMEAAPSDDVGGEEAPVPADGGKTAAGAE